The following proteins are co-located in the Nitrospira sp. genome:
- the galU gene encoding UTP--glucose-1-phosphate uridylyltransferase GalU: MIRPDVRKAIIPAAGLGTRFLPATKASPKEMLPLVDKPLIQYVVEEAVASGIEDIIVITGRGKRAIEDHFDRSLELEENLKGSGKGQVLNQMRHISNLANFCYVRQPEAMGLGHAVLCAQHLIGDEPFAVILGDEIIDASVPGLAQLIHIYKQRKGAVLGVQEVPQQEVSRYGIISARKVRNGLHRVDDLVEKPAPADAPSNLAVIGRYVLPPEIFPILRKTPPGKNGEIQLTDALRQLVKNTPMFAHEVEGQRHDAGDKLGFLIATVELALKNPSLGPAFGEFLQQRLRPTATDARRRGQGRTRTTTT, encoded by the coding sequence ATGATTAGACCCGATGTACGTAAAGCCATTATTCCCGCTGCCGGACTGGGCACACGCTTTCTCCCCGCGACCAAGGCCTCTCCGAAAGAGATGCTCCCGCTGGTCGACAAACCGCTGATTCAATACGTGGTCGAAGAAGCGGTCGCGTCGGGCATCGAAGACATCATCGTCATCACCGGCCGAGGCAAACGTGCGATCGAGGACCATTTCGATCGTTCGCTGGAACTGGAAGAAAATCTCAAGGGCAGCGGCAAGGGCCAGGTGCTGAATCAGATGCGGCACATTTCCAATCTGGCCAACTTCTGCTACGTACGGCAACCCGAAGCCATGGGCCTCGGACATGCGGTGCTCTGTGCGCAACACCTGATCGGCGACGAACCGTTTGCCGTCATCCTCGGTGACGAAATCATCGATGCGTCGGTGCCCGGTCTCGCCCAACTAATCCATATCTACAAGCAGCGCAAAGGCGCAGTCCTTGGCGTGCAGGAGGTACCGCAACAGGAAGTCAGCCGGTACGGGATCATCTCCGCCCGTAAAGTGCGCAATGGCCTCCATCGCGTCGACGACCTGGTCGAAAAACCGGCCCCGGCCGATGCGCCCTCCAATCTTGCGGTCATCGGACGCTACGTGCTGCCGCCGGAAATTTTCCCGATCCTCCGCAAGACCCCGCCGGGCAAGAACGGAGAAATCCAGCTCACAGACGCCTTGCGCCAACTCGTCAAGAACACCCCGATGTTCGCCCACGAAGTCGAGGGACAGCGGCATGATGCCGGCGACAAGCTCGGATTTCTCATCGCCACCGTGGAATTGGCGCTCAAGAACCCGTCCCTGGGACCTGCGTTCGGCGAGTTCCTGCAACAGCGACTCCGGCCGACAGCCACTGACGCGCGTCGTCGAGGCCAAGGTCGAACACGCACCACCACTACCTAG
- the lon gene encoding endopeptidase La — MAEAVEQDFSNNQNLEPPDQLPLLPVRDIVVFPYMVLPLFVGREMSIKAIEAALAGNRMLFLATQKSLDVENPQPDDIHPVGTVGIIMRMLKLPDERIKILVQGLAKGRIEEYIQNDPYYSVRIEKLVETKQPGSTLETEAVMRTVKEQIEKIVSLGKVLIPDVMVVIENLEDPGRLADMVASNLGLKVDITQTVLEIVDPIQRLRQISEILAKEIDVLSMQQKIQAQAKGEMDKTQREYFLREQLKAIQKELGELDERAEEVAEFRKRIKDAKMPEKVLKETEKQLKRLEKMHPDTAESATVRTYLEWMVELPWNKKSKDNLDLKAAMKVLNEDHYDLEKVKERIIEYLAVRKLKEKMKGPILCFVGPPGVGKTSLGKSIARALGREFVRISLGGVRDEAEIRGHRRTYVGALPGRIIQGMKQAGTNNPVFMLDEVDKVGMDFRGDPSAALLEVLDPEQNSTFTDHYLGVPFDLTEVMFVTTANLMDPILPALRDRMEVIDIPGYTEEEKLGIAQKYLIPRQMNEHGITEKHIRVSETAIRHVITHYTREAGVRNLEREVANLMRKVAKKVAEGKAECHAIDHTNLNKFLGVAKFVPEAELEKDEIGVATGLAWTESGGDVLYIEATVMKGKGQLTLTGHLGDVMKESAQAALSYVRSREKTLGINPDQFAKNDIHIHVPAGATPKDGPSAGITMATAIASALAQVPVRRDLAMTGEITLRGRVLPIGGLKEKILAAKRARLSTVVLPKRNKKDLEEIPKHILKGIELIFVDTVDDVIKAALRRTSSRKAGAATPKTPAKKAVKAGGSARATQSSRRRLQRPRVSASLSL, encoded by the coding sequence ATGGCTGAAGCAGTAGAACAAGACTTTTCAAACAACCAGAACCTCGAACCGCCCGACCAACTCCCCCTCCTACCGGTGCGCGATATCGTCGTCTTTCCCTACATGGTGCTGCCGCTGTTTGTCGGTCGGGAAATGTCGATCAAGGCGATCGAAGCGGCCCTGGCGGGAAACCGGATGCTGTTCCTTGCGACGCAGAAGTCGCTGGATGTGGAGAATCCGCAGCCGGACGATATTCATCCGGTCGGCACCGTGGGCATCATCATGCGGATGCTCAAACTCCCCGATGAGCGGATCAAGATCCTGGTGCAAGGTCTCGCCAAGGGCCGGATCGAAGAATACATCCAGAACGACCCCTACTATTCCGTCCGCATCGAGAAACTCGTCGAGACGAAACAGCCCGGCTCCACGCTGGAGACCGAGGCGGTCATGCGCACGGTCAAAGAGCAGATCGAGAAAATCGTGAGCCTCGGCAAGGTGCTCATTCCCGATGTAATGGTCGTGATCGAAAACCTGGAAGACCCGGGCCGCCTCGCCGACATGGTCGCCTCAAACCTGGGATTGAAAGTCGACATTACCCAGACGGTCCTAGAAATCGTCGATCCGATTCAGCGGCTCCGCCAGATCAGCGAAATTCTCGCAAAGGAAATCGACGTCCTCTCGATGCAGCAAAAGATCCAGGCGCAAGCCAAGGGAGAGATGGACAAGACCCAGCGCGAATATTTCCTCCGTGAGCAGTTGAAGGCCATCCAGAAAGAACTCGGTGAACTGGACGAACGGGCAGAAGAAGTCGCTGAATTCCGCAAGCGGATCAAAGACGCGAAGATGCCCGAGAAGGTCCTCAAGGAAACCGAGAAACAGCTCAAGCGCCTCGAAAAGATGCACCCGGACACGGCCGAGTCGGCCACCGTGCGCACCTACCTGGAATGGATGGTCGAACTGCCCTGGAACAAAAAGTCGAAAGATAACCTCGACCTCAAAGCGGCGATGAAGGTCCTGAACGAGGATCATTACGATCTGGAAAAGGTCAAGGAACGCATCATCGAATACCTCGCCGTGCGAAAGCTCAAGGAAAAGATGAAGGGCCCGATTCTCTGTTTCGTCGGCCCGCCTGGCGTCGGCAAGACCTCGCTGGGGAAATCCATCGCCCGTGCATTGGGCCGGGAGTTCGTCCGCATCAGCCTCGGCGGCGTCCGAGATGAAGCGGAAATCCGCGGCCACCGGCGCACCTATGTGGGCGCCCTGCCGGGACGGATCATTCAGGGCATGAAGCAGGCAGGCACAAACAATCCGGTCTTCATGCTCGACGAAGTCGATAAGGTGGGGATGGATTTTCGCGGCGACCCCTCGGCCGCGCTGCTGGAAGTCCTGGACCCCGAACAGAACAGCACCTTTACCGATCACTATCTCGGGGTGCCCTTTGACCTGACCGAAGTCATGTTCGTCACGACGGCGAATCTGATGGACCCGATTCTCCCAGCCCTGCGTGATCGCATGGAGGTCATCGACATCCCAGGCTACACGGAGGAAGAGAAACTCGGCATTGCCCAAAAATACCTGATCCCGCGGCAAATGAACGAGCATGGCATCACCGAGAAACATATCCGCGTCTCGGAGACGGCGATACGCCATGTCATCACGCACTACACCCGCGAGGCCGGCGTCCGCAATCTTGAGCGTGAGGTCGCCAACCTCATGCGGAAGGTGGCTAAAAAAGTCGCGGAAGGCAAAGCGGAGTGTCATGCCATCGATCACACCAATTTGAACAAATTTCTGGGCGTCGCGAAATTCGTCCCCGAAGCAGAGCTGGAAAAAGATGAAATTGGTGTCGCCACCGGCCTCGCGTGGACCGAAAGCGGCGGTGATGTGCTGTATATCGAAGCCACCGTCATGAAGGGCAAGGGGCAACTCACGCTCACCGGTCACCTCGGCGACGTCATGAAAGAATCGGCCCAGGCGGCCTTGAGTTATGTCCGGTCGCGGGAGAAGACGCTGGGCATCAACCCCGACCAGTTCGCGAAGAACGATATTCACATCCACGTGCCGGCCGGGGCGACCCCGAAAGACGGGCCTTCAGCGGGCATCACGATGGCCACGGCCATTGCCTCCGCGCTGGCGCAAGTGCCGGTACGCCGCGATCTGGCGATGACCGGCGAGATCACCTTACGCGGGCGTGTCCTCCCGATCGGCGGCCTCAAGGAAAAAATTCTCGCCGCCAAGCGAGCGCGACTCTCGACGGTCGTCCTGCCGAAACGTAACAAGAAGGATTTGGAAGAGATCCCCAAACACATCCTCAAAGGCATCGAGTTGATCTTCGTGGATACCGTGGATGATGTGATCAAAGCCGCCTTGCGACGGACCTCGTCGAGAAAGGCGGGCGCAGCAACGCCCAAAACGCCCGCAAAGAAAGCGGTGAAGGCCGGCGGATCGGCACGCGCGACGCAATCGTCACGGCGTCGCCTACAACGCCCGAGGGTCTCCGCATCACTCTCCCTCTAA
- the thiL gene encoding thiamine-phosphate kinase, whose protein sequence is MPARGSRRASPVSSEFGLIRRLQAQAAKPDRQVALGIGDDTAILKTSPTEWTLMTTDLLAEGVHFDLATSSCEDIGYRAAIANLSDIAAMGGTPRFMLVAIAIPSTCSTTHIQQLYRGMMQASAPYQVCLVGGDTSASKHGLFLSITLTGVVRPGHALLRSEARVGDRLYVTGTLGDSRAGLGLLSSRRQHSFASTHRRFLLARHHRPSARIAEGQWLVKHGLSEAAIDLSDGLTGDLRHICEHSHVGADVLADALPISPACRAYAAARRIAPQDLALQGGEDYELLFTVPADRQARFDRLAGNTTFRFTCIGTITPKRSGLRLRTQQGLTGALPLISYEHFRRPS, encoded by the coding sequence ATGCCGGCACGTGGGTCCCGCCGGGCCAGTCCGGTGAGCAGCGAGTTCGGCCTGATCCGGCGCCTCCAAGCACAGGCGGCGAAACCGGATCGGCAGGTGGCGCTCGGCATTGGCGACGACACCGCGATCCTCAAGACATCCCCGACCGAATGGACCCTCATGACAACGGACCTGCTGGCAGAAGGGGTCCACTTCGACCTTGCCACCTCGTCCTGTGAGGACATCGGCTACAGGGCCGCGATCGCCAATCTCAGCGACATCGCCGCCATGGGCGGAACCCCCCGGTTCATGCTCGTCGCCATTGCCATTCCGTCGACCTGTTCCACCACGCACATCCAACAACTCTACCGCGGCATGATGCAGGCCTCCGCCCCATATCAAGTCTGCCTGGTCGGCGGCGACACCTCCGCATCCAAACACGGGCTCTTTCTGAGCATCACCCTGACCGGCGTCGTACGTCCCGGCCACGCCCTGCTACGCAGCGAAGCACGCGTCGGAGATCGGCTCTACGTCACGGGAACACTCGGTGACTCGCGTGCCGGGTTGGGCCTCTTGAGTTCGCGCCGACAGCACTCGTTCGCGTCCACTCACAGGCGATTTCTCCTGGCTCGCCACCATCGCCCATCCGCCCGCATCGCCGAAGGCCAGTGGCTCGTCAAACATGGGCTGTCCGAGGCGGCGATCGACCTGTCTGACGGCCTTACCGGAGATCTCCGTCACATCTGTGAACACAGCCACGTCGGGGCGGACGTCCTGGCCGATGCGCTCCCGATCTCCCCGGCCTGCCGAGCCTACGCGGCTGCGCGCCGCATCGCACCACAGGATCTTGCACTGCAAGGCGGAGAAGACTATGAATTGCTGTTCACCGTACCGGCCGATCGGCAAGCCCGGTTTGATCGGTTGGCAGGGAACACCACCTTCCGTTTCACCTGTATCGGGACCATCACGCCCAAGCGGTCCGGCCTACGCTTACGAACGCAGCAGGGCCTCACCGGCGCTCTTCCGCTCATCAGTTATGAACATTTCCGACGGCCTTCGTAG
- a CDS encoding DUF2062 domain-containing protein → MANLRSLFRQILHLDESPHKTALAFAIGTFIGFSPAYGLHMVMVGFCAWAFGWNVVALLAGAFLNNPWTLIPILGATYWTGAVLLGVRDVPSFDWSDLSFMGIYHQVAPYAWPFVLGGMVLSIAGALLAYPIAYFVLTKYRRSNAADCATHLPPSSGLG, encoded by the coding sequence ATGGCTAACCTACGTTCGTTGTTTCGCCAAATTCTCCATCTCGACGAATCGCCGCACAAGACGGCGCTGGCGTTTGCCATCGGCACCTTCATTGGGTTTTCGCCAGCCTATGGGCTGCATATGGTCATGGTGGGATTCTGCGCCTGGGCGTTCGGATGGAACGTGGTGGCCCTGCTCGCCGGAGCCTTTCTTAACAACCCCTGGACGCTCATCCCCATTCTCGGCGCCACCTACTGGACCGGCGCAGTCCTACTCGGGGTGCGGGACGTTCCCTCGTTCGATTGGAGCGACCTGTCGTTCATGGGCATTTATCATCAGGTCGCGCCCTATGCCTGGCCGTTTGTGCTCGGCGGGATGGTCCTGAGCATTGCCGGCGCCCTGCTGGCCTATCCCATCGCCTATTTCGTGCTCACCAAATATCGACGGAGTAACGCGGCGGACTGCGCAACGCATTTGCCCCCGTCGTCCGGCCTAGGCTAA
- a CDS encoding HD domain-containing protein, with protein sequence MKLPSAIPPAPYDGSALIADPIHEYVSFTVPYATPDPSERTEKDLIDSPWVQRLRYIYQLQSARWVYPSAEHTRFVHSLGTMHVAGRFARHLYPFLRQAVPDLPSASFVEEFLRITALVHDIGHGPFCHFFDDNYLHGFGLSHEKLGQIIVREHLGPLIKKIRRSPSGPFDRGEELNPDHIAHVILKEKGKDNSRIPRWINVLQPVISGSYTADNLDYVLRDAYMCGVAVGPVDLTRLIHYTIITDKGFTIHKTGLPALHMFLNTRMYLYSNVYYHRTTRAIDIHLRDIFGNTMKRLFPANPSKHMEDYLTLTDWSLLEDVRRWKKAGQISLRRLHQEWAHILNRDVKWKMAYSTVLKEKGIERGMDFPSHEQFQQQIQNALPSKLQDLPFRVDMAPLDPRPDPKDTRGIPLLVYDPGTKGLSTEPLEEFLDLLPTRLVQFRIYALDHDHDAALSTAAATVLNKTSASIETNF encoded by the coding sequence ATGAAACTACCTTCCGCCATTCCTCCAGCACCCTATGACGGTTCCGCGCTTATTGCTGATCCGATCCATGAATACGTCTCATTCACCGTCCCCTATGCGACACCCGATCCGTCCGAGCGAACGGAAAAGGATCTGATCGACTCGCCCTGGGTCCAACGGCTGCGCTACATCTACCAGCTGCAAAGTGCTCGATGGGTCTACCCTTCTGCCGAACATACGCGGTTCGTGCACTCGTTGGGGACCATGCATGTCGCCGGACGGTTTGCTCGTCATCTGTATCCATTTCTACGACAGGCCGTCCCCGATCTTCCCTCAGCCTCGTTCGTAGAGGAATTTTTGCGGATTACTGCGCTCGTGCATGACATCGGGCATGGTCCCTTCTGCCATTTCTTCGATGACAACTATCTACACGGCTTCGGCCTCTCCCACGAGAAACTGGGCCAGATCATCGTGCGGGAACATTTAGGGCCGCTGATCAAAAAAATCCGCCGCAGTCCGTCCGGCCCGTTCGACCGGGGCGAGGAATTGAATCCCGATCATATCGCCCACGTGATCTTGAAGGAGAAAGGCAAGGACAATTCCCGCATTCCACGTTGGATCAATGTCCTCCAGCCGGTCATCTCGGGAAGCTACACGGCCGACAATCTGGACTACGTCCTACGCGATGCCTACATGTGCGGCGTCGCGGTCGGACCGGTCGATCTCACTCGGCTGATCCACTACACCATCATCACCGACAAAGGCTTCACCATCCATAAAACCGGACTCCCGGCCCTCCACATGTTCCTCAATACGCGCATGTACCTCTATTCCAACGTGTACTATCACCGGACCACGAGAGCGATCGACATCCATTTGCGCGATATCTTCGGCAACACCATGAAGCGGCTCTTTCCCGCTAACCCGTCGAAGCACATGGAGGACTACCTGACCCTGACGGATTGGTCGTTGCTGGAAGATGTGCGACGATGGAAAAAGGCCGGACAAATCAGCCTGCGTCGCTTACACCAGGAGTGGGCGCATATCCTCAACCGCGACGTGAAATGGAAAATGGCCTACAGCACCGTCCTCAAAGAAAAGGGTATCGAGCGGGGCATGGACTTTCCCAGTCATGAACAGTTCCAGCAACAGATTCAGAATGCATTGCCGTCCAAGCTTCAAGACCTGCCCTTCCGCGTCGATATGGCGCCGCTTGATCCACGCCCCGACCCCAAGGATACGCGCGGCATTCCCCTGCTCGTCTATGACCCGGGGACAAAGGGGCTGTCGACCGAGCCCCTGGAAGAGTTCCTTGATCTGTTACCAACCAGGCTGGTGCAATTCCGCATTTATGCCCTCGACCATGACCACGACGCAGCGCTCTCGACAGCCGCCGCCACTGTCCTCAATAAAACATCCGCAAGCATCGAGACGAACTTTTAG
- a CDS encoding PAS domain S-box protein: MTSNGRDGLSTEKLSPRVRELGVCAFIAALVGGVFALDCLTPRGIPVWVLYILPLVLTSRTSHPWSSPVVAAICTVLTLFGYILSPEVPGVPIWLSQVSRSFCLAIFPLIAYLGYREKRLTLELVKSTRLAAEHTALQEKSQWLQKTAAEVQDLYDHAPCGYHSLDSTGLIVAINQTESDWLGYSKEELIGQKRFTEFFTPAGIRLFKEQFPKVITDGHVKDVEFELIRKDGSTLFVLLNASALTDSEGRFIASRSTLIDITERKRVDQALRDSHQSLEALVAERTTALQASNQRLEQELAQSQQIQQALTASENRFRELVESLPLPIWTCLPDGTCDYLSPQWAKYTGKAGDEPVSAGCLPHVHPEDRPRIAEQWREAVARIHPLDAELRFKRADGIYRWFHAHAIPVRDQNGHVLKWVGTYTDIHDRKQAQEIQARLAAIVESSSDAIMSKDLDGRILSWNKSAELMFGYPSGEIIGQPILRILPPDSRAEESILIEEIKAGIRIQQFESVRIHKDGHTIQVSLTVSPILDANGRVAAVSTIARDITERKRAEATVNQQRRLIDLSYEPIFSWDTERGILDWNRGCEQLYGYTRAEALGRNSHTLLKSTLPCPLADILAELDATGAWTGEIHHRTKDGRELLVESRWGLMKTGDHLLLLETNRDITERRQAEQMILKKNKDLETLLYVTSHDLKEPLRAIESFSILLQERYADRLDEKGQDFLRRIVRATQRLDQLLTDILELSRAQRMEPPVDEIDANQLVQEVLRRLESRIKSTCARITVRSPLPRLRVNKTWAVQGIYNLVANALKFVAPGTPPDIEIAPHIEIDLDGEEVVGLVVRDRGPGVPSDQHDRIFELFRRAVGRDIEGTGAGLAIVRQVAERHGGRTWVSPRDGGGSEFFITFGINRQVAKEVGP; this comes from the coding sequence ATGACCAGTAATGGTCGCGACGGGCTATCGACCGAGAAGCTGAGTCCTCGCGTTCGCGAACTGGGCGTATGTGCTTTCATTGCCGCCCTCGTCGGTGGCGTGTTTGCCCTAGACTGCCTCACCCCCCGCGGCATTCCAGTGTGGGTTCTCTATATCCTGCCGCTTGTCCTCACATCCAGGACGTCCCATCCCTGGAGCTCACCCGTCGTCGCGGCGATCTGCACCGTGCTGACATTATTCGGGTACATCCTCTCTCCGGAAGTGCCTGGCGTCCCCATCTGGCTGTCGCAAGTCAGCCGTTCCTTCTGCCTCGCCATCTTCCCACTCATCGCCTATTTAGGCTACCGGGAGAAGAGGTTGACCCTTGAGCTAGTCAAGTCAACCAGGCTGGCCGCAGAACACACAGCCCTTCAGGAAAAGTCGCAGTGGTTGCAGAAAACCGCCGCGGAGGTGCAGGACCTCTATGACCACGCCCCATGTGGCTATCACTCTCTCGATTCCACCGGCCTCATCGTCGCCATAAATCAAACGGAATCGGACTGGTTGGGGTACAGCAAGGAAGAACTCATCGGCCAAAAACGATTTACAGAATTCTTCACGCCTGCTGGAATCCGCTTGTTCAAAGAGCAATTTCCGAAAGTTATCACGGACGGTCATGTCAAGGACGTGGAGTTTGAGCTGATACGAAAAGACGGATCGACATTGTTCGTCCTGCTCAACGCCTCAGCCCTGACCGATTCCGAAGGACGGTTTATCGCGAGTCGCTCGACACTTATCGATATCACGGAGCGGAAACGCGTGGATCAGGCCTTGCGAGACAGTCATCAGTCGCTGGAGGCCTTAGTGGCGGAACGCACGACCGCACTTCAAGCATCCAATCAGCGCCTCGAGCAAGAACTGGCGCAAAGCCAACAGATTCAGCAGGCGTTGACCGCCAGCGAAAACCGGTTTCGAGAACTGGTTGAATCGCTTCCTCTGCCGATCTGGACCTGTCTTCCTGACGGCACCTGCGACTATCTCAGTCCACAATGGGCGAAATATACGGGAAAGGCCGGCGACGAGCCCGTCAGCGCCGGATGTCTCCCGCACGTCCACCCCGAAGACCGCCCGAGAATCGCCGAGCAATGGCGGGAGGCCGTGGCTCGTATCCACCCCCTCGATGCTGAACTGCGCTTCAAGCGGGCTGACGGAATCTACCGCTGGTTCCATGCCCATGCGATACCGGTCCGGGACCAGAACGGCCACGTGCTGAAGTGGGTGGGAACCTACACCGACATACATGATCGTAAACAAGCGCAGGAAATCCAGGCTCGGCTGGCCGCCATCGTCGAATCATCCTCCGATGCCATCATGAGCAAAGACCTCGATGGACGGATCTTATCCTGGAACAAGAGCGCCGAGCTCATGTTCGGTTACCCCAGTGGAGAGATTATCGGCCAACCGATTCTCCGCATCCTGCCACCGGACAGTCGTGCGGAAGAATCGATCCTCATCGAGGAGATCAAAGCAGGCATCCGCATCCAGCAATTCGAAAGCGTGCGAATCCATAAAGACGGCCATACCATCCAGGTGTCCTTGACCGTCTCTCCCATTCTGGATGCAAACGGCCGAGTTGCGGCCGTATCGACGATTGCCCGCGATATCACGGAACGCAAACGTGCCGAGGCCACAGTGAATCAGCAACGTCGGCTCATCGACTTATCCTACGAGCCGATTTTCTCCTGGGATACCGAGCGCGGCATTTTGGATTGGAATCGAGGCTGCGAGCAATTGTATGGCTATACACGGGCCGAAGCACTCGGCAGGAACAGTCATACGCTTCTCAAGAGTACCCTTCCTTGCCCCCTCGCCGACATTCTCGCCGAATTGGACGCCACCGGTGCCTGGACCGGAGAAATTCATCATCGCACTAAAGACGGACGGGAGTTGCTCGTGGAGAGCCGATGGGGCCTGATGAAAACGGGCGACCACCTCCTTCTGCTCGAAACAAACCGGGACATCACGGAACGGCGGCAAGCCGAACAGATGATCTTAAAAAAGAACAAGGATCTCGAAACGCTGCTCTACGTCACCTCACACGATCTGAAGGAACCGCTGCGCGCTATTGAAAGTTTCTCAATACTCCTCCAGGAACGGTATGCAGATCGGCTGGATGAGAAGGGGCAGGATTTCCTCCGCCGTATCGTCCGGGCCACACAGCGGCTCGACCAGCTCCTCACGGATATTCTGGAACTCTCCCGCGCACAACGCATGGAGCCACCCGTCGATGAGATCGATGCCAACCAGCTGGTCCAGGAAGTCTTGCGGCGGCTGGAAAGCCGCATCAAATCGACCTGCGCCAGGATCACCGTGCGCTCGCCATTACCGCGCCTGCGGGTCAATAAGACGTGGGCGGTGCAGGGCATCTACAATTTGGTCGCCAACGCGTTGAAGTTTGTCGCACCGGGGACACCTCCGGACATCGAGATCGCTCCCCACATTGAAATCGATCTCGATGGGGAGGAAGTCGTCGGATTGGTGGTCAGGGATCGCGGCCCCGGCGTGCCCTCCGATCAACACGATCGAATCTTTGAGTTGTTCCGACGTGCGGTAGGCCGCGATATCGAAGGCACCGGAGCCGGTTTGGCCATCGTTCGTCAGGTGGCGGAACGGCATGGCGGGCGCACCTGGGTTTCCCCTCGCGACGGTGGAGGATCGGAATTTTTCATTACATTCGGCATCAACCGGCAGGTTGCCAAAGAGGTAGGACCATGA
- a CDS encoding response regulator, translating into MTMRPFDILIAEDNEDDILLIREAFETVNMTNRVAVVRDGAEALDYLRGEGPFSQCPLPGMVLLDINMPKKTGLEVLAEIKADPRFRALPVVILTVSEREEDIVRSFEQGACSYIRKPVTFTRFIAVVKEFELYWTLVSKVPTLKR; encoded by the coding sequence ATGACGATGAGACCATTCGACATTCTGATCGCGGAAGACAACGAAGATGACATTTTGCTCATCCGTGAGGCGTTTGAAACGGTCAACATGACCAACCGCGTCGCCGTAGTTCGGGACGGGGCTGAAGCCTTAGACTACCTACGCGGGGAAGGCCCCTTCAGTCAATGTCCGCTCCCGGGCATGGTCTTGTTGGACATTAATATGCCGAAAAAAACGGGGCTTGAGGTGCTCGCCGAAATCAAAGCCGACCCTCGCTTTCGCGCGCTGCCCGTCGTCATTCTAACCGTCAGTGAACGGGAAGAGGATATTGTTCGTTCATTCGAGCAAGGTGCCTGCTCCTACATTCGCAAGCCGGTCACGTTTACCCGCTTTATCGCCGTCGTCAAAGAGTTCGAGCTGTATTGGACCCTGGTCTCCAAGGTTCCTACGTTGAAGAGGTAA